From a single Alkalihalophilus pseudofirmus genomic region:
- a CDS encoding ATP-binding cassette domain-containing protein, producing MKEQQLEQSSHLAVEAKGLVKVFGDHRAVDGVDLSIQKGTVYGFLGPNGAGKTTTIRMLATLLQPDEGSARIFGHDLVQETEAIKSRISLTGQYASIDEDLTGVENLVMIARLMGYSKIEAKGRANELLSAFGLEEASKRQVKTYSGGMRRRIDIAASIVVTPELLFLDEPTTGLDPRSRNQVWDIVRALVNAGTTVLLTTQYLEEADQLADRIAVINKGKIIAEGTSNDLKASVGTGTLNVSLLNPEDRPRAIDVLTQKLQVTVSPAGDAASLTAQAADASLAAEALGELAKEKIAVHNFSLGQPSLDEVFLTLTDQSVEEAKESEEAR from the coding sequence ATGAAAGAACAACAACTCGAACAATCCAGTCATTTAGCAGTCGAAGCAAAAGGGCTTGTCAAAGTATTTGGGGATCACCGAGCAGTGGATGGCGTAGATTTATCCATTCAAAAAGGAACAGTATATGGTTTTTTAGGGCCTAACGGGGCAGGGAAGACGACCACAATTCGCATGCTTGCGACATTGCTGCAGCCAGATGAGGGATCAGCTCGCATATTTGGTCATGATTTGGTTCAAGAAACAGAGGCCATCAAAAGCCGCATTAGCCTGACGGGTCAATATGCCTCAATTGACGAGGATTTAACCGGCGTTGAGAATCTCGTGATGATAGCCAGATTAATGGGTTATTCAAAAATAGAGGCAAAAGGACGTGCAAATGAATTACTTAGTGCCTTTGGCCTCGAAGAAGCGTCAAAAAGACAAGTAAAGACTTATTCTGGCGGCATGCGCCGTCGAATTGATATTGCAGCGAGTATCGTTGTGACACCCGAGCTGTTATTTCTGGATGAGCCGACGACTGGATTAGATCCACGGAGCCGCAACCAGGTGTGGGATATCGTGAGGGCTTTAGTAAATGCTGGCACAACAGTGTTACTAACAACTCAATATTTAGAGGAAGCCGATCAATTAGCGGATCGAATTGCTGTGATAAATAAAGGAAAGATTATTGCCGAAGGAACGAGCAACGATTTAAAGGCTTCAGTCGGTACAGGAACGTTGAATGTATCGCTTCTTAATCCAGAAGATCGTCCAAGAGCCATTGATGTTCTGACACAAAAACTACAAGTGACAGTTTCCCCCGCTGGCGATGCCGCTTCTCTCACCGCTCAAGCCGCCGATGCTTCATTAGCAGCTGAGGCCCTTGGTGAATTAGCGAAGGAGAAAATAGCTGTACATAATTTCTCACTCGGTCAGCCTAGTCTAGATGAGGTGTTTCTAACGTTAACAGATCAGTCTGTGGAGGAAGCGAAAGAAAGTGAGGAAGCAAGATAA
- a CDS encoding AraC family transcriptional regulator: MLKRMNDAIDYIENRLNDELEPQELEKITGTSIYHFRRMFSYLSGMTLGTYIRNRRLSMAMAELLRENVSVTETAFKYGYDSVDGFTRAFKEWAGFTPSEVKKHESYKLQAFPKLSFQLTIQGGIKMEYKIVNKNAFKIAGVKKRVPIQFEGVNKEIEKLAESITNKQYEKMNELKNMDPYQVMNSSYKFDEGRSEEKGYLEHMIGVPTTKEGPYDDLELLEVASNTWAIFSSKGRFPKTMQDTWAKIASEWLPSSNYELVDAPELSFVEDYSDLDNVYSEIWIAVKKKTAL; this comes from the coding sequence ATGCTAAAACGTATGAATGATGCAATTGATTATATCGAAAACCGTTTAAATGACGAGCTCGAACCACAAGAACTTGAGAAAATCACAGGGACTTCCATCTACCACTTTCGGCGAATGTTTTCTTATTTGTCAGGGATGACCTTGGGTACCTACATTCGAAATAGAAGGCTCTCTATGGCAATGGCTGAGTTATTACGTGAGAATGTTTCCGTCACTGAGACGGCATTTAAATATGGTTACGATTCGGTTGATGGATTTACACGAGCGTTCAAAGAGTGGGCTGGATTTACTCCCTCTGAAGTGAAGAAGCATGAATCGTACAAATTGCAAGCTTTTCCCAAGCTGTCCTTCCAATTAACCATTCAAGGAGGAATAAAGATGGAATACAAAATAGTGAATAAGAATGCCTTTAAAATAGCAGGGGTTAAAAAGAGAGTCCCGATTCAGTTTGAGGGAGTTAACAAAGAAATTGAAAAGCTCGCAGAAAGTATTACGAATAAACAGTACGAAAAAATGAATGAATTGAAAAATATGGATCCGTATCAGGTAATGAACTCGTCCTATAAATTTGATGAAGGCCGTTCGGAAGAGAAAGGTTACTTAGAACACATGATTGGTGTCCCAACAACGAAAGAAGGCCCTTACGACGACCTTGAACTTCTAGAAGTGGCGAGCAATACTTGGGCAATCTTTTCTTCTAAAGGCCGTTTTCCTAAAACGATGCAGGACACATGGGCTAAAATTGCATCTGAATGGCTTCCAAGCTCCAACTATGAGTTAGTTGATGCCCCTGAACTATCGTTTGTAGAAGACTATTCAGATCTAGATAATGTGTACAGTGAAATTTGGATTGCTGTAAAGAAGAAGACTGCATTATAA